A stretch of the Streptomyces sp. NBC_00078 genome encodes the following:
- a CDS encoding MMPL family transporter, with amino-acid sequence MFRRIGTTVVRHPVWTIVAWLIAAVAIVATAPSLPSNSDESSFLPKSYESIKAADLQQRAFPSAFTPSAIALYQRSDGGRLTAEDKQDVARITTELGKKHIDQVQKVVPGLPSKDGRYDLTLVQMDSKNAGQPKQADAAKVLREDVKELAKGTNLDVKLGGSAAQALDQQDSSKRGQALIGIGTFVIILVTLLIIFRAPILALLPLITIGLVSAIANGLIAYATKLFDLQANSSISSILIVVLFGVGTDYFLFLMFRYRERLRAGDEPKSAMVNAVGRVGEAIASAAGAVIIAFLALALSTLGFLKQMGPALAIAVTVTLIAGLTLIPAVVSLIGPKVFWPSKSWQREPENARFAALGRGVQRRPALTAVLSGLVLVALSLGTLGYKATFDLASGSMPKTKESMVVQDEMQKAYSAGAAAPTDVYLSSTDGKPLDKGAFTAYARKLGAVDGVASARMSQVNKDGTTADFTVTLKYEASTDKAIDAVGAVRDVAHSGAPDGTEALVGGMSSIYKDIDTAVNHDYRTVFPVAALLIMLILGLLLRSVVAPWYLIASVGLGFGATLGATVWIFQEGQGHSGLMFMLPVIMYLFVVAIGTDYNILMIARLREEAREGRDPREAAGMALKYTGPTVAAAGFILAATFATMMLAGNALLTEMGFAVSFGIAVAAFVMAMFFTPSLTALIGHAAWWPGHGDRAEGPTAEAGAGSVGAGSHPGGGRDTAVQDPAGRRN; translated from the coding sequence ATGTTCCGACGTATTGGCACCACGGTCGTCCGACATCCCGTCTGGACGATCGTGGCATGGCTGATCGCGGCGGTGGCGATCGTCGCCACCGCACCGAGTCTGCCCTCGAACAGTGACGAGAGCAGTTTCCTGCCCAAGAGTTATGAATCGATCAAAGCGGCGGATCTCCAGCAGAGGGCGTTCCCCAGCGCCTTCACCCCGTCCGCGATCGCGCTGTACCAGCGCAGTGACGGCGGCAGGCTGACCGCCGAAGACAAGCAGGACGTCGCCCGGATCACCACCGAACTGGGCAAGAAGCACATCGACCAGGTGCAGAAGGTCGTCCCCGGCCTGCCGTCCAAGGACGGCAGGTATGACCTGACCCTGGTCCAGATGGACAGCAAGAACGCCGGACAGCCCAAGCAGGCGGATGCCGCGAAGGTGCTGCGCGAGGACGTCAAGGAGCTGGCCAAGGGCACGAACCTGGACGTCAAGCTGGGCGGCTCCGCCGCGCAGGCGCTCGATCAGCAGGATTCCTCCAAGCGCGGCCAGGCCCTGATCGGCATCGGCACCTTCGTGATCATCCTGGTCACCCTGCTGATCATCTTCAGGGCGCCGATCCTGGCCCTGCTGCCCCTGATCACCATCGGCCTGGTGTCCGCGATCGCCAACGGGCTGATCGCGTACGCCACCAAGCTGTTCGACCTGCAGGCCAACAGCTCGATCTCGTCGATCCTGATCGTCGTGCTGTTCGGCGTCGGCACGGATTACTTCCTGTTCCTGATGTTCCGCTACCGAGAACGTCTGCGAGCCGGGGACGAGCCCAAGTCGGCCATGGTGAACGCGGTCGGCCGGGTCGGCGAGGCCATCGCCTCGGCCGCCGGCGCGGTGATCATCGCCTTCCTCGCTCTCGCCCTGTCCACGCTGGGATTCCTCAAGCAGATGGGCCCGGCGCTGGCCATCGCGGTCACCGTCACGCTCATCGCGGGCCTGACGCTGATCCCGGCCGTGGTGTCGCTGATCGGGCCGAAGGTCTTCTGGCCCTCCAAGTCCTGGCAGCGGGAGCCGGAGAACGCCCGTTTCGCCGCCCTCGGCCGTGGCGTGCAGCGCCGCCCGGCGCTGACCGCCGTGCTCTCCGGCCTCGTCCTGGTCGCGCTGTCGCTCGGCACCCTCGGTTACAAGGCCACCTTCGACCTGGCGTCCGGGTCCATGCCCAAGACCAAGGAGTCGATGGTCGTCCAGGACGAGATGCAGAAGGCGTACTCGGCGGGCGCGGCCGCCCCCACGGACGTCTATCTCTCCAGCACCGACGGCAAGCCGCTCGACAAGGGCGCCTTCACCGCGTACGCCCGGAAACTCGGGGCCGTGGACGGCGTCGCGAGCGCCCGAATGAGTCAGGTGAACAAGGACGGCACCACCGCCGACTTCACCGTCACCCTCAAGTACGAGGCGTCGACGGACAAGGCGATCGACGCGGTGGGCGCTGTACGCGACGTCGCCCACTCCGGCGCACCTGACGGCACCGAAGCCCTCGTCGGCGGTATGTCCTCGATCTACAAGGACATCGACACCGCGGTCAATCACGACTACCGGACCGTGTTCCCCGTCGCCGCCCTGCTGATCATGCTGATTCTGGGGCTGCTGCTGCGCAGTGTGGTCGCGCCCTGGTATCTGATCGCCTCGGTGGGTCTCGGCTTCGGCGCAACTCTCGGCGCCACCGTGTGGATCTTCCAGGAGGGCCAGGGACACTCGGGGCTGATGTTCATGCTCCCCGTGATCATGTATCTGTTCGTGGTCGCCATCGGCACCGACTACAACATCCTCATGATCGCCCGGCTCCGCGAGGAGGCGCGCGAGGGCCGAGATCCGCGCGAGGCGGCCGGCATGGCGCTCAAGTACACGGGTCCCACCGTGGCCGCGGCCGGTTTCATCCTGGCGGCGACCTTCGCCACGATGATGCTGGCGGGCAACGCGCTGCTCACGGAGATGGGTTTCGCGGTGTCCTTCGGCATCGCCGTCGCCGCCTTCGTGATGGCGATGTTCTTCACACCCAGCCTGACCGCACTGATCGGCCACGCGGCGTGGTGGCCGGGACACGGCGACCGCGCGGAGGGACCCACGGCCGAAGCAGGCGCCGGATCGGTCGGTGCCGGGTCGCACCCGGGCGGAGGCCGGGACACGGCAGTGCAGGACCCGGCGGGACGCCGGAACTAG
- a CDS encoding MarR family winged helix-turn-helix transcriptional regulator, with product MEPETFPDELIDALIGVQRLLRRRLRPQIAPQLRGAEIELLRLVVTRPGVGISDAAKELHLAGNSVSTLVNQLSRQGYLVRETDPGDRRAARLMPTPAAVARLNEWRKRRAELVRGGLSRLHETDREALRAAVPALRELADNLHEEAEKS from the coding sequence GTGGAACCGGAAACCTTCCCGGACGAGCTGATCGACGCCCTCATCGGTGTCCAGCGGCTCCTCAGGCGCCGTCTGCGCCCGCAGATCGCCCCGCAGCTGCGTGGCGCAGAAATCGAACTGCTGCGCCTGGTCGTGACCCGGCCCGGCGTCGGCATCTCCGACGCCGCCAAGGAGTTGCACCTGGCCGGCAACTCGGTGTCGACGCTGGTCAACCAGTTGTCCCGGCAGGGCTATCTGGTCCGCGAGACCGACCCCGGCGACCGGCGCGCCGCCCGGCTGATGCCGACTCCGGCGGCCGTGGCCCGCCTCAACGAGTGGCGCAAACGGCGCGCCGAACTCGTACGAGGCGGGCTGTCCCGTCTCCACGAGACGGACCGGGAGGCACTGCGCGCGGCCGTTCCGGCCCTGCGTGAGCTGGCCGACAACCTGCACGAGGAGGCCGAGAAGTCATGA
- a CDS encoding ABC transporter ATP-binding protein, whose protein sequence is MTQDADTGRAEAVTCTGLAYAFGETNAVDGLELSVGEGEVFGLLGPNGAGKTTAIRCITTLLPVPAGTVRVFGYDAAKDRMAVRRLLGYVPQQLSADAGLTGRENVALFARVFDVPRGERADRVGQALSAVDLTDAADRLAGTYSGGMVRRLELAQALVSAPRLLILDEPTIGLDPIARTGVWEHINAVRAATGMTVLVTTHYMDEADQYCDRVALMHRGRIRALGTPDQLREGLGERRRAGGAAATDPLPTLEDVFREVAGSGLDDQAGDFRDVRSTRRTANRVG, encoded by the coding sequence ATGACGCAGGACGCTGACACCGGTCGGGCCGAGGCCGTCACCTGCACCGGACTCGCCTACGCCTTCGGCGAGACCAACGCGGTCGACGGACTCGAACTGTCCGTGGGGGAGGGCGAGGTCTTCGGACTGCTCGGCCCGAACGGCGCTGGGAAGACGACCGCGATCCGGTGCATCACCACGCTGCTGCCGGTGCCCGCCGGAACGGTCCGTGTCTTCGGCTACGACGCGGCCAAGGACCGGATGGCCGTACGTCGCCTGCTCGGGTACGTGCCGCAGCAGCTGTCCGCCGACGCGGGCCTCACCGGCCGCGAGAACGTCGCCCTGTTCGCCCGCGTCTTCGACGTCCCCCGCGGCGAACGCGCCGACCGCGTCGGCCAGGCCCTGAGCGCCGTGGACCTCACCGACGCCGCCGACCGGCTGGCCGGCACCTACTCCGGTGGCATGGTCCGCCGGCTCGAACTCGCGCAGGCACTCGTCAGCGCTCCCCGTCTGCTGATCCTCGACGAGCCGACCATCGGCCTCGACCCGATCGCCCGCACCGGCGTGTGGGAGCACATCAACGCCGTACGCGCCGCCACCGGCATGACCGTGCTGGTGACCACCCACTACATGGACGAGGCCGACCAGTACTGCGACCGGGTCGCCCTGATGCACCGGGGCCGCATCCGGGCGCTCGGCACCCCGGACCAGCTCAGGGAGGGGCTCGGTGAGCGCCGGCGTGCCGGCGGCGCCGCGGCCACGGACCCGCTGCCCACCCTGGAGGACGTCTTCCGCGAGGTCGCGGGCAGCGGCCTCGACGACCAGGCAGGAGATTTCCGCGATGTCCGAAGCACCCGCCGCACCGCGAACCGCGTCGGCTGA
- a CDS encoding aromatic acid exporter family protein, with amino-acid sequence MVAQAMKAAFAAWASWAVVGWWLHAPMAFVAPWVAILLVESTVYQSVTHALQQLAAIASGTIMATVLALLMHNRMGAMGLVLPLVVLLGSWWRLGRQGIYTATGALFVLTDTHVGLVASAARIAEAAFGAAVGIGVNALIRPPVYLRDAHAALHEAAQKTWTLLDETSGHLSDGRWGVHEAKSWHERALHLQHLVGECRSAVGWSRESLWGNVRRRSLAAAPPDRNQEDAMVVLDYAAAHTTELARTLLEAANEDRPTHWSRPPLIHSYAGFLARAARVVRLYGESGFGREHDAALQQAARELRATADGMRRQTPGSVSGVPEEASAYGALLLQTQRLAGHLDSSIRQDSTQRSV; translated from the coding sequence ATGGTCGCGCAGGCGATGAAGGCCGCTTTCGCGGCCTGGGCGTCCTGGGCGGTGGTCGGCTGGTGGCTGCACGCGCCCATGGCGTTCGTGGCGCCCTGGGTGGCGATCCTGCTCGTCGAGTCGACGGTCTACCAGTCCGTCACCCATGCTCTGCAGCAGCTGGCGGCGATCGCCTCGGGAACGATCATGGCCACGGTCCTGGCGCTGCTGATGCACAACAGGATGGGCGCCATGGGTCTCGTTCTCCCCCTGGTCGTGCTCCTGGGTTCCTGGTGGCGTCTCGGCCGGCAGGGGATCTACACGGCCACCGGGGCGCTTTTCGTGCTCACCGACACGCACGTCGGACTGGTGGCGTCCGCAGCCCGGATCGCCGAGGCCGCCTTCGGAGCGGCGGTCGGCATCGGGGTCAACGCGCTCATCCGGCCGCCGGTCTATCTGCGGGATGCCCACGCGGCGCTCCATGAAGCCGCTCAGAAGACCTGGACACTCCTCGACGAGACGTCCGGGCACCTGTCCGACGGGCGGTGGGGCGTCCACGAGGCGAAGAGCTGGCACGAGCGGGCCCTGCACCTTCAGCACCTCGTGGGAGAGTGCCGGTCGGCCGTCGGCTGGAGCCGGGAGAGCCTCTGGGGAAACGTGCGGCGCCGCAGCCTCGCCGCAGCGCCGCCGGACAGGAACCAAGAAGACGCGATGGTCGTGCTGGACTACGCCGCCGCGCACACGACGGAACTCGCCCGCACCCTGCTCGAAGCAGCCAACGAGGACCGGCCGACGCACTGGTCCCGTCCGCCGCTGATCCACAGCTACGCCGGCTTTCTGGCCCGGGCGGCCCGGGTCGTGCGGCTGTACGGGGAGAGCGGCTTCGGCCGGGAGCACGACGCCGCACTGCAGCAGGCCGCCCGGGAACTGCGCGCCACCGCGGACGGTATGCGTCGGCAGACACCGGGCTCCGTGTCGGGCGTGCCCGAGGAGGCCTCGGCGTACGGCGCCCTTCTTCTACAGACCCAGCGACTGGCCGGACACCTTGATTCGTCCATCCGGCAGGACTCGACGCAGAGGTCCGTCTGA
- the hemC gene encoding hydroxymethylbilane synthase, which produces MSVPELIRIVSRDSPMALAQVERVRAELAVLHPGVRTEVVPVKTTGDKWMGALSMVEGKGAFTKEVDAALLAGEADLAVHCLKDVPADRPLPAGTTFAAFLKRDDIRDALVHPGGLTLDELPDGTRIGTFSVRRVAQLAATHPHLECVPFRGNANRRLAKLAAGEADALLLAVAGLERIGREDVISEILSPETMMPSIGAGILALQCREGDTEVIDVVSGLGDPDTHREASAERMLLHVLQGHCNSPIAGYARVDRGGELSLRACVFTADGKTRLNAHEWAGRLDPATLGTSVAVALLRQGAREIIDGIPH; this is translated from the coding sequence ATGTCCGTCCCCGAGCTGATCCGTATCGTCTCCCGCGACTCGCCCATGGCGCTCGCCCAAGTGGAGCGTGTCCGCGCCGAGTTGGCGGTCCTGCATCCCGGTGTGCGCACCGAGGTCGTGCCGGTGAAGACGACCGGTGACAAGTGGATGGGCGCCCTGTCCATGGTGGAGGGCAAGGGGGCGTTCACCAAGGAGGTGGACGCCGCGCTGCTCGCGGGCGAGGCCGATCTCGCGGTGCACTGCCTCAAGGACGTGCCGGCCGACCGGCCGCTGCCGGCGGGCACGACGTTCGCCGCGTTCCTGAAGCGTGACGACATCCGTGACGCCCTGGTCCATCCGGGCGGCCTCACCCTGGACGAGCTCCCGGACGGGACCCGGATCGGTACCTTCTCGGTGCGCCGGGTCGCCCAGCTCGCCGCCACCCACCCGCACCTGGAGTGCGTGCCGTTCCGCGGGAACGCCAACCGGCGGCTGGCGAAGCTGGCGGCCGGCGAGGCGGACGCGCTGCTGCTCGCGGTGGCGGGCCTGGAACGCATCGGCCGCGAGGACGTGATCAGCGAGATCCTCTCCCCCGAGACGATGATGCCGTCCATCGGCGCGGGCATCCTCGCCCTGCAGTGCCGGGAGGGCGACACCGAAGTCATCGACGTGGTCAGCGGACTCGGTGATCCGGACACCCACCGGGAGGCCAGCGCCGAACGCATGTTGCTGCACGTCCTGCAGGGGCACTGCAACAGCCCGATCGCCGGGTACGCGCGCGTGGACCGCGGCGGCGAACTGTCCTTGCGTGCCTGCGTGTTCACCGCGGACGGCAAGACCCGGCTCAACGCCCACGAGTGGGCCGGCCGGCTCGACCCGGCGACTTTGGGCACGTCGGTCGCCGTGGCCCTGCTGCGTCAGGGCGCCCGCGAGATCATCGACGGCATCCCGCACTGA
- a CDS encoding protease inhibitor encodes MRNTARWAATLALTATAVCGPLTGAALATPDAAPASLYAPSALVLTIGHGESAAVATPMRAVTLTCAPKASGTHPAAAQACAELRGTSGDFDTLTARTDALCTKQYDPLVVTIDGVWQGKRVSYERTFGNECVKNSYGTSVFAF; translated from the coding sequence ATGCGGAACACCGCGCGCTGGGCAGCAACCCTCGCCCTCACCGCCACCGCCGTCTGCGGACCCCTCACCGGAGCCGCCCTCGCCACCCCGGACGCCGCCCCCGCCTCGCTCTACGCCCCCTCGGCCCTGGTGCTCACGATCGGCCACGGAGAGAGTGCCGCTGTCGCGACTCCGATGCGCGCCGTCACCCTGACCTGCGCGCCGAAGGCCTCCGGCACCCACCCGGCAGCCGCCCAGGCGTGCGCCGAACTGCGCGGCACCTCCGGTGACTTCGACACCCTGACGGCGAGAACCGACGCGCTCTGTACCAAGCAGTACGACCCCCTCGTGGTCACGATCGACGGGGTCTGGCAGGGCAAGCGCGTCTCCTACGAGCGGACCTTCGGCAACGAGTGCGTGAAGAACTCCTACGGGACCAGCGTCTTCGCGTTCTAG
- a CDS encoding SigB/SigF/SigG family RNA polymerase sigma factor translates to MRVTSDRAKPHPHDDAPDTAEAFQRLARMPDGPERRRLRDDLVRAWLPMAERIAVRFKGRGEALEDLYQVAALGLVKAVDHYDPARGHAFEAYAVPTITGEIKRHFRDHMWTLHVPRRVQDLRNRVRQSAKELSQTIPGRAPTVSEIARHAQLSEAEVRAGMEALECFTALSLDAEMPGTDGFALADALGSTDPAYDVVVDRVAVGPCLLALPERERTILYLRFFRGMTQNRIAQQLGISQMHVSRLLSSCFAQLREELLAEAG, encoded by the coding sequence ATGCGTGTCACCAGCGACAGAGCGAAACCCCACCCGCACGACGACGCCCCCGACACCGCCGAAGCCTTCCAAAGACTCGCCCGAATGCCCGACGGCCCTGAGCGCCGGCGGCTCCGGGACGACCTGGTCCGTGCCTGGCTGCCCATGGCCGAGCGGATCGCCGTCCGCTTCAAGGGGCGCGGCGAGGCCCTGGAGGACCTCTATCAGGTCGCGGCACTCGGACTGGTCAAGGCCGTCGACCACTACGACCCCGCACGCGGCCACGCCTTCGAGGCGTACGCGGTGCCGACCATCACCGGCGAGATCAAGCGGCACTTCCGCGACCACATGTGGACGTTGCATGTGCCGCGCCGGGTCCAGGACCTGCGCAACAGGGTCCGGCAGTCCGCGAAGGAGCTGTCCCAGACGATCCCCGGGCGTGCACCCACCGTGAGCGAGATCGCCAGGCACGCGCAGCTGAGCGAGGCCGAGGTGCGGGCGGGGATGGAGGCCCTGGAGTGCTTCACCGCGCTGTCGCTGGACGCCGAGATGCCCGGCACCGACGGATTCGCCCTTGCGGACGCGCTCGGCAGCACCGATCCGGCGTATGACGTCGTGGTCGACCGCGTGGCGGTGGGGCCCTGCCTCCTGGCACTCCCGGAGCGCGAGCGCACCATCCTCTATCTCAGGTTCTTCAGGGGCATGACGCAAAACCGCATCGCGCAACAGCTCGGCATCTCGCAGATGCATGTGTCACGCCTGCTCAGCAGCTGTTTCGCCCAGCTGCGCGAGGAACTCCTCGCGGAGGCCGGCTGA
- a CDS encoding flavin reductase family protein gives MTDVDAFTSRLNPDMCVVTAATDAERSGCLVGFASQCSIRPVRFVVWLSKANHTYPVACAADCLAVHLLTRDQHELAALFGGRTGDSVDKFARVPWKPGHGGSAVLEDAATWFVGTVDRRVDGGDHVGFVLAPVEWGGRAGGPLLRLDDVLDISPGHPA, from the coding sequence ATGACGGACGTCGACGCCTTCACGAGCCGGCTGAACCCCGACATGTGCGTGGTCACGGCCGCGACGGATGCGGAGCGGTCGGGGTGTCTGGTCGGCTTCGCCTCGCAGTGCTCCATCCGGCCGGTGCGTTTCGTGGTGTGGCTCTCCAAGGCCAACCACACCTACCCAGTGGCCTGTGCCGCGGACTGTCTGGCCGTTCACCTGCTGACCCGTGACCAGCACGAGCTGGCGGCACTGTTCGGCGGGCGGACGGGCGACTCGGTCGACAAGTTCGCGCGGGTGCCGTGGAAGCCCGGGCACGGCGGGTCGGCGGTCCTGGAGGATGCCGCGACCTGGTTCGTCGGCACCGTGGACCGGCGCGTCGACGGAGGCGATCACGTCGGGTTCGTCCTGGCGCCCGTGGAGTGGGGCGGCCGCGCCGGGGGCCCCTTGCTGCGGCTCGACGACGTCCTCGACATCAGCCCCGGCCATCCGGCATGA
- a CDS encoding ABC transporter permease, producing MSEAPAAPRTASADPTRTDGIDLLLRPPQPRAGWRVLPARVGAMCAVELQKLRHDRTELYTRAVQPALWLLIFGQTFTRIKAIPTGGIPYVDYLAPGIIAQSAMFIAIFYGIQIIWERDAGILNKLLVTPTPRSALITGKAFAAGVKSLIQAVVVVLIAALLGVALTWNPLKLLGVAGIVILGSAFFSCLSMSIAGIVLSRDRLMGIGQAITMPLFFGSNALYPVSIMPGWLQAISKINPLSYQVDALRGLLLGTHAHLALDFGVLFVAAALGITAASSLLGRLAR from the coding sequence ATGTCCGAAGCACCCGCCGCACCGCGAACCGCGTCGGCTGACCCCACACGCACGGACGGCATCGACCTTCTTCTGCGGCCGCCCCAGCCCCGCGCGGGCTGGCGGGTGCTGCCCGCCCGGGTGGGGGCGATGTGCGCCGTCGAACTGCAGAAGCTGCGACACGACCGCACCGAGCTGTACACCCGCGCGGTGCAGCCCGCCCTGTGGCTGCTGATCTTCGGTCAGACCTTCACCCGGATCAAGGCGATACCCACCGGCGGCATCCCCTACGTCGACTATCTGGCGCCCGGCATCATCGCGCAGTCCGCGATGTTCATCGCCATCTTCTACGGCATCCAGATCATCTGGGAGCGGGACGCGGGCATCCTCAACAAGCTGCTGGTCACGCCGACTCCGCGGTCGGCGCTGATCACCGGCAAGGCGTTCGCGGCCGGAGTGAAGTCCCTGATCCAGGCCGTCGTCGTCGTTCTCATCGCCGCGCTGCTCGGAGTGGCCCTCACCTGGAACCCGCTGAAGCTGCTCGGTGTCGCAGGGATCGTGATCCTCGGATCCGCCTTCTTCTCCTGCCTGTCGATGTCCATCGCCGGCATCGTCCTCAGCCGCGACCGCCTCATGGGTATCGGACAGGCCATCACGATGCCGCTGTTCTTCGGCTCCAACGCCCTCTACCCCGTTTCGATCATGCCTGGCTGGCTCCAGGCCATCAGCAAGATCAACCCCTTGAGCTACCAGGTGGACGCCCTGCGCGGCCTTCTCCTCGGTACGCACGCGCACCTGGCCCTCGATTTCGGGGTGCTGTTCGTGGCCGCCGCGCTCGGCATCACCGCCGCGTCCTCGCTCCTCGGCCGGCTGGCCCGCTGA
- a CDS encoding TOPRIM nucleotidyl transferase/hydrolase domain-containing protein, with protein sequence MADMGSFREAVTVWAAGGPGDLARELSARLPLRAAVLLEGPSDAAAVGALATRHGRDLAAEGVCVLPMGGAMSVGRFADLLGPPGLGLRLTGLCDERERRYYARALERVGAAQDGFFVCASDLEDELIRALGVARVEELVRAEGDLRALQTFLRQPAQQGRTAQQQLRRFLGTKKGRKIRYGRVLVEALDPDRVPAPLDSLLAGL encoded by the coding sequence ATGGCTGACATGGGGTCGTTCCGGGAAGCGGTCACCGTCTGGGCCGCCGGTGGCCCCGGCGACCTCGCGCGCGAGCTGTCCGCACGGCTGCCCCTCCGGGCGGCGGTCCTGCTCGAAGGGCCGAGCGATGCCGCGGCGGTCGGCGCGCTGGCCACGCGTCACGGCCGGGATCTGGCCGCCGAAGGAGTGTGCGTCCTGCCGATGGGCGGGGCGATGAGCGTCGGCCGGTTCGCCGACCTCCTCGGACCACCCGGTCTCGGTCTTCGTCTCACGGGACTGTGCGACGAACGCGAGCGTCGCTACTACGCCCGCGCCCTGGAGCGGGTCGGCGCGGCACAGGACGGCTTCTTCGTCTGCGCCTCAGATCTCGAGGACGAGCTCATCCGGGCGCTGGGCGTGGCCCGGGTGGAGGAACTCGTCCGGGCAGAAGGCGACCTGCGCGCCCTGCAGACCTTCCTGCGCCAGCCCGCACAGCAGGGCCGCACCGCACAGCAACAGCTGCGGCGCTTCCTCGGTACCAAGAAGGGGCGCAAGATCCGCTACGGCCGCGTCCTCGTCGAGGCCCTCGACCCCGACCGCGTGCCCGCCCCGCTCGACTCCTTGCTCGCCGGCCTCTGA
- a CDS encoding MFS transporter, producing the protein MSQKTLTDDTRPGAVEAQPSASAKRWWILAVVALAQLMVVLDATIVNIALPSAQADLGFSDGNRQWIVTAYALAFASLLLLGGRIADLFGRKTAFLVGVVGFAVVSALGGAANGFGMLVTARALQGAFGALLAPAALSLLNTTFTDARERARAFSVYGAIAGAGGAVGLLLGGVLTDAFDWRWTLYVNVAIAVVAFAGGWLLLTNHRDAENSKLDVPGTALVAAGLFSLVYGFSNAETHDWGSALTWGFLIAGGVLLAAFAWWQTRTAHPLLPLRILLDRNRAASFLAVLISGGGMFGVFLFLTYYLQLNLGFSPTKTGVAFLPMVGALMVAAQLGTTLLVPRIGPKVVVPLGFAVSAVGMAWLTGIGVGSSYVSAVLPQLIVTGVGLGLVMPAAMQLATGGVAAEDAGVASATVNAMQQVGGSIGTALLNTLAASAATDYLAGKDATSKLVQARATIESYTTAFWWSAGLFAVGAVIAFLLFRRGVPEQDADAAPVVHM; encoded by the coding sequence ATGTCCCAGAAGACTCTGACCGACGACACCCGCCCGGGCGCCGTCGAGGCGCAGCCCTCGGCCTCGGCCAAGCGCTGGTGGATCCTCGCGGTCGTCGCCCTCGCACAGCTGATGGTGGTGCTGGACGCCACCATCGTGAACATCGCCCTTCCTTCGGCCCAGGCCGACCTCGGATTCTCCGACGGCAACCGGCAGTGGATCGTCACCGCGTACGCGCTGGCGTTCGCGTCCCTGCTTCTGCTCGGCGGCCGGATAGCCGACCTGTTCGGCCGCAAGACGGCCTTCCTGGTCGGCGTGGTCGGCTTCGCCGTGGTCTCCGCGCTGGGCGGTGCCGCGAACGGCTTCGGCATGCTGGTCACCGCACGTGCCCTGCAGGGCGCCTTCGGCGCGCTGCTGGCACCGGCCGCGCTCTCCCTCCTCAACACCACCTTCACCGACGCCCGGGAGCGGGCCAGGGCGTTCAGCGTCTACGGCGCCATCGCCGGCGCCGGTGGAGCGGTGGGCCTGCTGCTCGGCGGCGTGCTGACCGACGCGTTCGACTGGCGCTGGACGCTGTATGTGAACGTGGCGATCGCCGTCGTCGCCTTCGCGGGCGGCTGGCTGCTGCTGACCAACCACCGCGACGCCGAGAACTCCAAGCTGGACGTACCCGGCACGGCGCTCGTCGCCGCCGGTCTGTTCTCGCTCGTCTACGGCTTCTCCAACGCGGAGACGCACGACTGGGGTTCGGCCCTGACCTGGGGCTTCCTGATCGCCGGCGGTGTACTGCTGGCCGCCTTCGCCTGGTGGCAGACCCGTACCGCCCACCCCCTGCTGCCGCTGCGCATCCTGCTGGACCGCAACCGCGCGGCCTCGTTCCTGGCCGTGCTGATCTCCGGCGGCGGCATGTTCGGTGTCTTCCTCTTCCTCACCTACTACCTGCAGTTGAACCTGGGCTTCAGCCCGACGAAGACCGGCGTGGCGTTCCTGCCGATGGTCGGTGCGCTGATGGTGGCGGCACAGCTCGGCACCACGCTCCTGGTGCCGCGGATCGGGCCGAAGGTGGTCGTCCCGCTGGGCTTCGCGGTCTCCGCGGTCGGCATGGCCTGGCTGACCGGGATCGGCGTCGGCTCCAGCTACGTCAGCGCGGTGCTGCCGCAGCTGATCGTCACGGGTGTCGGCCTCGGCCTCGTGATGCCGGCGGCGATGCAGCTGGCCACGGGCGGGGTGGCCGCCGAGGACGCGGGCGTCGCCTCCGCCACGGTCAACGCGATGCAGCAGGTCGGCGGTTCGATCGGCACGGCGTTGCTGAACACCCTGGCGGCGAGCGCCGCGACCGACTACCTGGCCGGCAAGGACGCGACGAGCAAGCTGGTGCAGGCCCGGGCGACGATCGAGAGCTACACCACCGCCTTCTGGTGGTCGGCGGGCCTGTTCGCCGTCGGCGCGGTGATCGCCTTCCTGCTCTTCCGCCGCGGTGTGCCCGAGCAGGACGCGGACGCCGCACCGGTCGTCCACATGTGA
- a CDS encoding ANTAR domain-containing protein has product MAQAPREPADETARIFELQEEVDQLKDAVASHAVVDQAIGMIVALGRVTPDEGWAVLKDVSQHTNIKLRNVAELILIWGRNGEMPPDIGAELEDALDRYGPTQIPGAPPER; this is encoded by the coding sequence GTGGCACAGGCACCGCGCGAACCGGCGGACGAGACAGCCCGCATCTTCGAACTGCAGGAAGAGGTCGACCAGCTGAAGGATGCGGTCGCCTCGCACGCCGTCGTGGACCAGGCCATCGGGATGATCGTCGCCCTGGGCCGGGTGACGCCGGACGAGGGCTGGGCGGTGCTGAAGGACGTGTCCCAGCACACCAACATCAAGCTCCGGAATGTCGCGGAACTCATTCTCATCTGGGGTCGCAACGGCGAGATGCCCCCGGACATCGGCGCCGAGCTGGAAGACGCGCTGGACCGCTACGGCCCCACGCAGATCCCCGGGGCCCCGCCGGAGCGGTGA